The following coding sequences are from one Musa acuminata AAA Group cultivar baxijiao chromosome BXJ2-4, Cavendish_Baxijiao_AAA, whole genome shotgun sequence window:
- the LOC135610368 gene encoding thaumatin-like protein 1b, whose protein sequence is MARFSVILSSLFLSFAGGMAATFTLTNNCEYPVWPGMLSSAGTPALSTTGFQLQTGESRSLDAPTTWSGRFWGRTLCATDSSGRFSCATGDCGSGGVECSGGGAAPPATLAEFTLDGSGGMDFYDVSLVDGYNLPMLVVPQGGSGGSCSSTGCLVDLNGLCPSDLKVMLSTSDGGSESVACKSACEAFGSPQFCCSGDYGNPNTCKPSSYSQFFKNACPKAYSYAYDDATSTFTCASANYLITFCPSTTSQKSSDTNPEAAGIPSSSNSTMVYIGGEQASHATATVPRIAAVLLAFSVALLAMHLGL, encoded by the exons ATGGCCAGATTCTCAGTCATTCTCTCATCCCTTTTCTTATCCTTTGCAG GAGGGATGGCCGCAACGTTCACGCTGACGAACAACTGCGAGTACCCCGTGTGGCCTGGCATGCTCTCGAGCGCCGGCACGCCTGCGCTGTCCACGACGGGTTTCCAGCTGCAGACGGGCGAGTCCCGCAGCCTGGACGCGCCGACCACGTGGTCGGGGCGTTTCTGGGGCCGCACCCTCTGTGCCACCGACTCCAGCGGCAGGTTCAGCTGCGCCACCGGCGACTGCGGGTCCGGCGGGGTGGAGTGCTCCGGAGGCGGCGCGGCACCCCCGGCCACCCTGGCGGAGTTCACGCTCGACGGCAGCGGTGGGATGGACTTCTACGACGTGAGCCTCGTGGACGGCTACAacctcccgatgctggtggtgccgcaGGGAGGCTCCGGCGGGAGCTGCAGCTCGACGGGGTGCCTGGTGGACCTCAACGGGCTGTGCCCGTCGGACCTTAAGGTGATGCTGTCGACCTCCGACGGGGGGAGCGAGAGCGTGGCGTGCAAGAGCGCGTGCGAGGCGTTCGGGTCGCCCCAGTTCTGCTGCAGCGGTGACTACGGCAACCCTAACACGTGCAAGCCATCGTCGTACTCGCAGTTCTTCAAGAACGCCTGTCCCAAGGCCTACAGCTACGCCTACGACGACGCCACCTCCACCTTTACCTGCGCCTCCGCTaattacctcatcactttctgccCCAGCACCACAAG CCAGAAATCTTCGGACACGAATCCGGAGGCAGCGGGCATTCCGTCGAGTAGCAACAGCACGATGGTCTACATCGGCGGGGAGCAAGCGAGCCACGCCACGGCCACCGTGCCACGAATCGCCGCCGTGCTTCTCGCCTTCTCCGTTGCTCTTCTCGCTATGCATCTTGGCTTGTAA
- the LOC135610367 gene encoding probable 4-hydroxy-tetrahydrodipicolinate reductase 1, chloroplastic — protein MFSLLPQAAVSPLANRPPHRLFLAPRSPRRRSSVVVGALMSESPQKPADVSTPNLCFPILVNGCTGKMGKAVAETALSAGLQLVPVSFSSLEKPGRTLKVGNTEIQIHGPSERESVLSSVSHEFPNVVVVDYTVPDAVNGNAELYCKLGLPFVMGTTGGDRHMLYKTVQDANVYAVISPQMGKQVVAFIAAMEIMADQFPGAFSGYKLEVMESHQASKLDTSGTAKAVISCFQKLGVSFDMKQIKQIRDPKKQLEMVGVPEEHLSGHAFHLYHLTSPDETVSFEFQHNVCGRSIYAEGTVDAAVFLFKKVQSKAEQRIYDMIDVLREGNMR, from the exons ATGTTTTCGTTGCTACCCCAGGCTGCCGTATCTCCTCTTGCAAACCGCCCGCCCCACCGCTTGTTCTTGGCTCCGAGGAGCCCGCGGCGTCGCTCTTCCGTTGTCGTCGGTGCCCTCATGAGCGAGTCGCCGCAAAAACCGGCCGATGTCTCGACTCCGAACCTTTGTTTTCCCATACTG GTGAATGGATGCACTGGAAAAATGGGGAAAGCAGTTGCTGAAACAGCACTTTCTGCTGGCCTTCAGTTAGTTCCTGTGTCATTCAGTAGTTTAGAGAAGCCTGGTAGAACTTTAAAAGTAGGCAATACAGAGATTCAGATACATGGTCCATCTGAAAGAGAAAGTGTTCTTTCTTCTGTCTCCCATGAGTTCCCCAATGTTGTCGTGGTGGATTATACAGTTCCTGATGCTGTGAATG GTAATGCTGAACTTTACTGCAAACTTGGTTTGCCGTTTGTAATGGGGACAACCGGTGGGGATAGGCACATGTTGTATAAGACTGTCCAGGATGCAAATGTCTACGCAGTAATCTCTCCACAAATGGGGAAACAG gTTGTAGCATTTATTGCAGCGATGGAGATCATGGCTGATCAGTTTCCTGGAGCATTTTCAGGCTATAAATTGGAG GTGATGGAGTCGCATCAAGCAAGCAAACTGGATACTTCTGGCACAGCAAAAGCTGTCATTTCATGCTTTCAGAAGCTTGGTGTCTCATTTGATATGAAACAG ATTAAGCAGATCAGAGACCCTAAGAAGCAACTTGAGATGGTGGGTGTCCCAGAAGAGCACCTCTCTGGTCATGCATTTCATTTGTACCATCTCACATCACCTGATGAGAC GGTTTCTTTCGAGTTCCAGCATAATGTCTGTGGCCGCTCAATCTATGCCGAGGGAACTGTTGATGCTGCTGTTTTCCTTTTCAAGAAG GTCCAGTCCAAGGCTGAACAGAGAATATATGACATGATTGATGTTCTGCGAGAGGGAAACATGCGGTGA
- the LOC103977317 gene encoding 3-ketoacyl-CoA synthase 1-like: MDMAAAEPAVMDRERLTAEMAFRDSSIVIKIHRRLPDFLHSVNLKYVKLGLGYTSIPTSYLLVSLLVSAVAATLRLDRVLMATSVRLSVDPATGLASLAVALVLLGVYYLKRPRPVYLVDFACYKPDDEQKISKQGFLEMTECTGMFNEESLDFQTKITNRSGLGDETYLPPGVQFRPPRLCMAEARMEAEAVMFGCLDALFEATGVNPRRDIRILIVNCSLFNPTPSLASMIINRYKIREDVKSFNLGGMGCSAGLISIDLAKDLLQANPNSYAVVLSTENITLNWYFGNDRSMLLSNCIFRMGGAAMLLSNRRADAGRAKYKLVHTVRTHKGADDSCYGCVYQREDGRGAVGVSLARELMAVAGDALKTNITTLGPLVLPLSEQLKFLATLVGRRVLRLRSVRPYIPDFRRAFDHYCVHAGGRAVLEEIQKNLGLSATDIEPSRSVLHRFGNTSSSSLWYELAYAEAKGRVRRGHRVWQIGFGSGFKCNSAVWWALRDVPPVDAGGRGRCNPWSDCVDRYPIKG, translated from the coding sequence ATGGATATGGCGGCCGCCGAGCCTGCGGTTATGGACCGCGAGCGCCTGACGGCCGAAATGGCCTTCAGGGACTCCTCCATTGTCATCAAGATCCACCGGCGTTTGCCCGACTTCCTCCATTCCGTCAATCTCAAGTACGTCAAGCTCGGCCTGGGCTACACCAGTATCCCCACGTCTTACTTGCTGGTCTCTCTCCTCGTTTCCGCCGTCGCCGCCACGCTCCGGCTCGACCGGGTGCTCATGGCCACGTCGGTCCGGCTCTCCGTGGACCCGGCTACCGGCCTCGCCTCCTTGGCGGTCGCGTTGGTCTTGCTCGGCGTCTACTACTTGAAGAGGCCGCGTCCCGTCTACTTGGTGGACTTTGCTTGCTACAAGCCCGACGACGAGCAGAAGATCTCAAAGCAGGGGTTCCTGGAGATGACCGAGTGCACAGGCATGTTCAATGAGGAGTCGCTCGACTTCCAGACCAAGATCACGAATCGGTCGGGTCTGGGGGACGAGACGTACCTGCCGCCCGGCGTGCAGTTCCGGCCGCCTCGGCTGTGCATGGCGGAAGCCCGGATGGAGGCGGAGGCCGTTATGTTTGGTTGCCTCGACGCCCTCTTCGAGGCCACCGGCGTTAACCCTCGGCGCGACATCCGCATCCTCATCGTCAACTGCAGCCTGTTTAACCCGACCCCCTCGCTGGCCTCCATGATTATCAACCGCTACAAGATACGTGAGGACGTGAAGAGCTTCAACCTGGGAGGCATGGGCTGCAGCGCGGGGCTCATCTCCATCGACCTCGCCAAGGACCTACTGCAGGCGAACCCCAACTCCTACGCCGTCGTGCTGAGCACGGAGAACATCACGCTCAACTGGTACTTCGGCAACGACCGCTCCATGCTGCTGTCCAACTGCATCTTCCGGATGGGGGGCGCGGCCATGTTGCTATCGAACCGGCGGGCGGACGCGGGGCGTGCCAAGTACAAGCTGGTGCACACGGTGCGGACGCACAAGGGAGCGGACGACAGCTGCTACGGGTGCGTCTACCAGCGGGAGGACGGCCGCGGGGCCGTCGGAGTGTCCCTGGCCCGGGAGCTGATGGCCGTCGCCGGGGACGCACTCAAGACCAACATCACCACGCTGGGGCCCCTGGTGCTCCCGCTGTCGGAGCAGCTCAAATTCCTGGCGACGCTGGTGGGGCGGCGAGTGCTAAGGCTAAGGAGCGTACGGCCCTACATCCCGGACTTCCGGCGGGCTTTCGATCACTACTGCGTGCACGCCGGAGGGCGGGCGGTGCTGGAGGAGATACAGAAGAACCTAGGGCTGTCGGCGACGGACATTGAGCCGTCCCGGAGCGTGCTGCACCGGTTCGGCAACACCAGCAGCAGCTCGCTGTGGTACGAGCTGGCGTACGCAGAGGCCAAGGGGCGGGTGCGCCGGGGGCACCGTGTGTGGCAGATCGGCTTCGGGTCCGGGTTCAAGTGCAACAGTGCGGTGTGGTGGGCGCTGCGCGACGTCCCGCCCGTGGACGCCGGCGGTCGCGGGCGCTGCAACCCATGGTCGGATTGCGTCGACCGCTACCCGATTAAGGGATAG
- the LOC135610366 gene encoding kinesin-like protein KIN-14P isoform X1, whose product MKLGALLKLPIGDARASCRGEDGACQGMTGPDTDADMAKRRSEVIEWLNSLFPGLDIPVDALEEELRARLLDGALLCGILKRFNPDYSGEIRTENRSENIRKFIAAVEQAGLPSFKVSDLEQGPASAVVYCLWSLKDHLTSDTGENRDLNSPARSVGEARIVRWKSLESRIDALRGDTTLNGQSSAIFGEERRHSFHDSRLQRRLRSPIMSEPSTPPTHHVGHKFHEVFQLKQGRYYDLPAAKISEMMKSNSLDNAPTQSLLSVVNGILEESIERKNGEIPQRVACLLRKVVQEIERRISTQAEHIRNQNNLIKAREEKYQSRIRVLETLANGTPDETQIVMNQLQLLKTEKHKIEERSKVGEEDMVKLTKEKEKSDKIISDLTQELETIKRTYEDQFQQMDTKTKEYQIEKLAKEKEKSDKIISDLTQELETIKRTYEDQFQQMDTKTKEYQIEKLAKEKEKSDKIISELKQELETVKRTYGDQFQQMDTKAKEYQIELEEKLKDAESVLAESQRRIQELETDSEFNFQNWNQKEHVFQSFVDLQMQSVQELRSSSNSIKKEVKVSQKRWFEELNSFGQQLKVLTDAVENYHAVLAENRRLYNEVQELKGNIRVYCRIRPFLPGENRKQSTIDYIGENGELLVVNPSKPGKDGQRMFKFNKVFGSTATQEQVFLDTRPLVRSVLDGYNVCIFAYGQTGSGKTYTMTGPESATEKEWGVNYRALNDLFQISLSRRDTYLYEVGVQMVEIYNEQVRDLLGHGSSQKKLGVLTTSQPNGLAVPDASMLPVKATSDVLDLMQIGHGNRAVSATTLNERSSRSHSILTVHVRGTDLKTGTTLRGSLHLVDLAGSERVDRSEVTGDRLKEAQHINKSLSALGDVIFALSQKTAHVPYRNSKLTQVLQSSLGGHAKTLMFVQINPDTGSFSESLSTLKFAERVSGVELGAAKSQKEGKDIRDLMEQVASLKDTIARKDEEIEQLQQTKDIRSKHSNSPLKHSSSTNSVVGQERMSSVGRAMAANKVGADHENWSEHSGEVSESGSHQSADDRRQQKEHSHPKLSGEAAEQSSADPELLGFGDADSEERLSDISDGGLSMGTETDGSIGSLVEYNLFPEQAKSSETTKAPKTPTRVAAKATSSRTAQVPASRTRSRDMLKSPSLKKSTSQVAISSSRTSKVVGKAQVK is encoded by the exons ATGAAGCTCGGGGCATTGCTCAAATTGCCGATTGGCGATGCGCGCGCGAGTTGCCGAGGCGAAGACGGGGCATGCCAAGGAATGACCGGCCCTGACACGGACGCCGATATGG CTAAGAGGCGGTCAGAAGTGATCGAGTGGCTCAACAGTTTGTTCCCCGGCCTTGACATACCGGTCGACGCGTTGGAGGAGGAACTCAGAGCGCGGTTGCTCGACGGAGCTCTCTTGTGTGGCATCCTCAAGAGGTTTAATCCAGACTACTCGGGGGAG ATCAGGACGGAGAACCGTTCAGAAAACATAAGGAAATTTATTGCTGCTGTTGAACAGGCGGGACTGCCCAGTTTCAaggtttcagacttagaacag GGACCAGCGTCTGCAGTAGTGTACTGCCTTTGGTCTCTTAAGGATCACCTCACGTCCGACACTGGAGAAAACAGGGATCTGAACTCTCCGGCGAGGAGCGTAGGTGAGGCAAGAATAGTAAGGTGGAAATCTCTGGAGAGCAGGATTGACGCTCTAAGAGGGGATACCACCTTAAACGGGCAAAGTTCTGCTATCTTTGGAGAGGAGAGAAGACACAGCTTTCATGACTCGAGGTTACAACGCCGCCTGCGAAGTCCCATcatgtctg AGCCATCAACTCCCCCAACTCATCATGTTGGGCATAAATTCCATGAGGTTTTCCAGCTAAAACAAGGGCGTTATTATGATCTTCCTGCGGCTAAGATCTCGGAGATGATGAAATCAAACAGTTTAGAT AATGCCCCCACTCAGTCTCTTCTAAGCGTTGTAAACGGAATTCTCGAGGAAAGTATCGAGAGGAAAAATGGAGAAATACCTCAG CGAGTAGCATGCTTGCTGAGAAAAGTTGTGCAAGAGATCGAACGGCGTATTTCAACTCAGGCAGAGCACATACGAAAT CAAAACAATCTCATAAAAGCACGCGAGGAGAAGTACCAGTCGAGGATTAGAGTGCTTGAAACGCTAGCCAATGGTACACCTGATGAAACACAG ATAGTTATGAACCAGCTTCAGCTGCTTAAG ACAGAGAAGCACAAGATCGAAGAGAGAAGCAAAGTTGGTGAAGAAGACATGGTTAAGCTGacgaaggagaaggaaaagagtGACAAGATAATTTCAGATCTTACCCAAGAGTTGGAAACCATAAAAAGGACGTACGAAGATCAGTTTCAGCAGATGGATACAAAAACAAAGGAATACCAAATTGAAAAGCTGGccaaggagaaggaaaagagTGACAAGATAATTTCAGATCTTACCCAAGAGTTGGAAACCATAAAAAGGACGTACGAAGATCAGTTTCAGCAGATGGATACAAAAACAAAGGAATACCAAATTGAAAAGCTGGccaaggagaaggaaaagagTGACAAGATAATTTCAGAGCTTAAGCAAGAGTTGGAAACCGTAAAAAGGACGTACGGAGATCAGTTTCAGCAAATGGATACAAAGGCAAAGGAATACCAAATTGAATTGGAGGAGAAGCTAAAGGATGCCGAATCCGTTTTGGCCGAATCGCAGAGGAGAATACAGGAGCTAGAGACAGATTCAGAATTCAATTTTCAGAACTGGAACCAAAAGGAACATGTTTTCCAAAGCTTCGTAGATCTACAAATGCAGTCGGTGCAG gaattGAGGTCGTCTTCCAACTCCATCAAGAAAGAAGTGAAGGTTTCACAAAAGAGATGGTTCGAAGAATTGAACAGCTTTG GGCAACAGCTGAAGGTACTGACTGACGCAGTAGAGAACTACCATGCCGTCCTCGCAGAAAACAGGAGATTGTACAACGAGGTCCAGGAGCTAAAAG GAAATATTAGAGTTTACTGTCGGATAAGGCCATTCCTTCCTGGGGAGAATAGAAAACAGTCCACCATAGATTACATTGGTGAGAACGGTGAGCTTCTTGTTGTGAATCCCTCCAAGCCCGGAAAAGATGGACAGCGAATGTTCAAGTTCAACAAGGTCTTCGGTTCAACCGCCACTCAAG AGCAAGTCTTCTTGGACACTCGGCCTTTAGTTCGATCAGTTCTTGATGGCTATAATGTATGCATTTTTGCATATGGTCAGACTGGATCAGGAAAAACCTACACCATG ACTGGACCGGAATCAGCAACCGAGAAGGAATGGGGTGTCAATTATCGAGCTCTGAACGACCTCTTTCAGATATCTCTAAGTAGGAGAGACACATATCTGTATGAAGTGGGTGTTCAGATGGTTGAAATATACAATGAGCAAGTGCGTGATCTGCTCGGACATGGCAGCTCACAGAAGAA GCTTGGAGTTCTGACTACATCCCAGCCAAATGGGCTTGCCGTCCCCGATGCGAGTATGCTTCCTGTCAAAGCTACTTCTGATGTGCTGGACCTGATGCAGATAGGACATGGAAACAGGGCTGTGAGTGCCACTACTCTCAATGAAAGAAGTAGCCGGTCGCACAG CATTCTGACAGTTCATGTTCGAGGAACGGATCTGAAAACTGGAACCACCTTGCGAGGCTCTCTTCATCTGGTAGATCTTGCTGGAAGTGAGAGAGTTGACCGTTCCGAGGTGACCGGAGATAGGCTCAAGGAAGCGCAACACATCAACAAATCTCTGTCGGCTCTCGGAGATGTCATATTTGCTCTGTCGCAAAAGACCGCTCATGTGCCGTACAGAAACAGCAAACTAACTCAAGTACTGCAAAGTTCTTTGG GTGGACACGCCAAGACACTGATGTTTGTACAGATAAATCCCGATACAGGGTCTTTCTCCGAGAGTCTGAGTACCTTAAAGTTTGCTGAGAGGGTTTCCGGGGTGGAGCTGGGTGCTGCAAagagtcaaaaggaagggaaagaTATCAGAGATTTGATGGAACAG GTGGCATCACTTAAAGATACTATTGCAAGGAAAGATGAGGAGATTGAACAGCTCCAACAGACGAAAGACATCAGATCAAAACATAGTAACAGCCCACTGAAGCATTCATCCTCCACGAATTCAGTGGTAGGTCAAGAACGGATGTCATCTGTAGGAAGGGCAATGGCTGCTAATAAGGTGGGTGCAGATCATGAGAACTGGTCAGAGCACAGTGGCGAGGTTTCTGAATCTGGTTCTCACCAGTCCGCAGATGACAGAAGGCAGCAGAAGGAGCACAGCCATCCAAAGCTCAGTGGAGAAGCAGCAGAGCAGAGTTCTGCGGACCCTGAGCTCTTGGGTTTCGGTGACGCAGACTCCGAGGAACGATTGAGTGACATATCGGATGGTGGCCTCTCCATGGGAACCGAAACCGATGGTTCGATCGGCAGCCTCGTCGAGTATAATCTCTTCCCGGAACAAGCCAAATCATCAGAAACCACCAAAGC GCCTAAAACTCCGACGCGAGTGGCGGCGAAGGCAACGTCTTCGAGGACCGCCCAAGTGCCAGCGTCCCGAACAAGATCAAGAGACATGTTGAAGTCCCCAA GTCTAAAGAAAAGCACAAGTCAAGTGGCAATCTCTTCATCCAGGACCTCAAAGGTTGTAGGGAAAGCACAGGTCAAGTGA
- the LOC135610366 gene encoding kinesin-like protein KIN-14P isoform X2, producing the protein MKLGALLKLPIGDARASCRGEDGACQGMTGPDTDADMAKRRSEVIEWLNSLFPGLDIPVDALEEELRARLLDGALLCGILKRFNPDYSGEIRTENRSENIRKFIAAVEQAGLPSFKVSDLEQGPASAVVYCLWSLKDHLTSDTGENRDLNSPARSVGEARIVRWKSLESRIDALRGDTTLNGQSSAIFGEERRHSFHDSRLQRRLRSPIMSEPSTPPTHHVGHKFHEVFQLKQGRYYDLPAAKISEMMKSNSLDNAPTQSLLSVVNGILEESIERKNGEIPQRVACLLRKVVQEIERRISTQAEHIRNQNNLIKAREEKYQSRIRVLETLANGTPDETQIVMNQLQLLKTEKHKIEERSKVGEEDMVKLTKEKEKSDKIISDLTQELETIKRTYEDQFQQMDTKTKEYQIEKLAKEKEKSDKIISDLTQELETIKRTYEDQFQQMDTKTKEYQIEKLAKEKEKSDKIISELKQELETVKRTYGDQFQQMDTKAKEYQIELEEKLKDAESVLAESQRRIQELETDSEFNFQNWNQKEHVFQSFVDLQMQSVQELRSSSNSIKKEVKVSQKRWFEELNSFGQQLKVLTDAVENYHAVLAENRRLYNEVQELKGNIRVYCRIRPFLPGENRKQSTIDYIGENGELLVVNPSKPGKDGQRMFKFNKVFGSTATQEQVFLDTRPLVRSVLDGYNVCIFAYGQTGSGKTYTMTGPESATEKEWGVNYRALNDLFQISLSRRDTYLYEVGVQMVEIYNEQVRDLLGHGSSQKKLGVLTTSQPNGLAVPDASMLPVKATSDVLDLMQIGHGNRAVSATTLNERSSRSHSILTVHVRGTDLKTGTTLRGSLHLVDLAGSERVDRSEVTGDRLKEAQHINKSLSALGDVIFALSQKTAHVPYRNSKLTQVLQSSLGGHAKTLMFVQINPDTGSFSESLSTLKFAERVSGVELGAAKSQKEGKDIRDLMEQVASLKDTIARKDEEIEQLQQTKDIRSKHSNSPLKHSSSTNSVVGQERMSSVGRAMAANKSADDRRQQKEHSHPKLSGEAAEQSSADPELLGFGDADSEERLSDISDGGLSMGTETDGSIGSLVEYNLFPEQAKSSETTKAPKTPTRVAAKATSSRTAQVPASRTRSRDMLKSPSLKKSTSQVAISSSRTSKVVGKAQVK; encoded by the exons ATGAAGCTCGGGGCATTGCTCAAATTGCCGATTGGCGATGCGCGCGCGAGTTGCCGAGGCGAAGACGGGGCATGCCAAGGAATGACCGGCCCTGACACGGACGCCGATATGG CTAAGAGGCGGTCAGAAGTGATCGAGTGGCTCAACAGTTTGTTCCCCGGCCTTGACATACCGGTCGACGCGTTGGAGGAGGAACTCAGAGCGCGGTTGCTCGACGGAGCTCTCTTGTGTGGCATCCTCAAGAGGTTTAATCCAGACTACTCGGGGGAG ATCAGGACGGAGAACCGTTCAGAAAACATAAGGAAATTTATTGCTGCTGTTGAACAGGCGGGACTGCCCAGTTTCAaggtttcagacttagaacag GGACCAGCGTCTGCAGTAGTGTACTGCCTTTGGTCTCTTAAGGATCACCTCACGTCCGACACTGGAGAAAACAGGGATCTGAACTCTCCGGCGAGGAGCGTAGGTGAGGCAAGAATAGTAAGGTGGAAATCTCTGGAGAGCAGGATTGACGCTCTAAGAGGGGATACCACCTTAAACGGGCAAAGTTCTGCTATCTTTGGAGAGGAGAGAAGACACAGCTTTCATGACTCGAGGTTACAACGCCGCCTGCGAAGTCCCATcatgtctg AGCCATCAACTCCCCCAACTCATCATGTTGGGCATAAATTCCATGAGGTTTTCCAGCTAAAACAAGGGCGTTATTATGATCTTCCTGCGGCTAAGATCTCGGAGATGATGAAATCAAACAGTTTAGAT AATGCCCCCACTCAGTCTCTTCTAAGCGTTGTAAACGGAATTCTCGAGGAAAGTATCGAGAGGAAAAATGGAGAAATACCTCAG CGAGTAGCATGCTTGCTGAGAAAAGTTGTGCAAGAGATCGAACGGCGTATTTCAACTCAGGCAGAGCACATACGAAAT CAAAACAATCTCATAAAAGCACGCGAGGAGAAGTACCAGTCGAGGATTAGAGTGCTTGAAACGCTAGCCAATGGTACACCTGATGAAACACAG ATAGTTATGAACCAGCTTCAGCTGCTTAAG ACAGAGAAGCACAAGATCGAAGAGAGAAGCAAAGTTGGTGAAGAAGACATGGTTAAGCTGacgaaggagaaggaaaagagtGACAAGATAATTTCAGATCTTACCCAAGAGTTGGAAACCATAAAAAGGACGTACGAAGATCAGTTTCAGCAGATGGATACAAAAACAAAGGAATACCAAATTGAAAAGCTGGccaaggagaaggaaaagagTGACAAGATAATTTCAGATCTTACCCAAGAGTTGGAAACCATAAAAAGGACGTACGAAGATCAGTTTCAGCAGATGGATACAAAAACAAAGGAATACCAAATTGAAAAGCTGGccaaggagaaggaaaagagTGACAAGATAATTTCAGAGCTTAAGCAAGAGTTGGAAACCGTAAAAAGGACGTACGGAGATCAGTTTCAGCAAATGGATACAAAGGCAAAGGAATACCAAATTGAATTGGAGGAGAAGCTAAAGGATGCCGAATCCGTTTTGGCCGAATCGCAGAGGAGAATACAGGAGCTAGAGACAGATTCAGAATTCAATTTTCAGAACTGGAACCAAAAGGAACATGTTTTCCAAAGCTTCGTAGATCTACAAATGCAGTCGGTGCAG gaattGAGGTCGTCTTCCAACTCCATCAAGAAAGAAGTGAAGGTTTCACAAAAGAGATGGTTCGAAGAATTGAACAGCTTTG GGCAACAGCTGAAGGTACTGACTGACGCAGTAGAGAACTACCATGCCGTCCTCGCAGAAAACAGGAGATTGTACAACGAGGTCCAGGAGCTAAAAG GAAATATTAGAGTTTACTGTCGGATAAGGCCATTCCTTCCTGGGGAGAATAGAAAACAGTCCACCATAGATTACATTGGTGAGAACGGTGAGCTTCTTGTTGTGAATCCCTCCAAGCCCGGAAAAGATGGACAGCGAATGTTCAAGTTCAACAAGGTCTTCGGTTCAACCGCCACTCAAG AGCAAGTCTTCTTGGACACTCGGCCTTTAGTTCGATCAGTTCTTGATGGCTATAATGTATGCATTTTTGCATATGGTCAGACTGGATCAGGAAAAACCTACACCATG ACTGGACCGGAATCAGCAACCGAGAAGGAATGGGGTGTCAATTATCGAGCTCTGAACGACCTCTTTCAGATATCTCTAAGTAGGAGAGACACATATCTGTATGAAGTGGGTGTTCAGATGGTTGAAATATACAATGAGCAAGTGCGTGATCTGCTCGGACATGGCAGCTCACAGAAGAA GCTTGGAGTTCTGACTACATCCCAGCCAAATGGGCTTGCCGTCCCCGATGCGAGTATGCTTCCTGTCAAAGCTACTTCTGATGTGCTGGACCTGATGCAGATAGGACATGGAAACAGGGCTGTGAGTGCCACTACTCTCAATGAAAGAAGTAGCCGGTCGCACAG CATTCTGACAGTTCATGTTCGAGGAACGGATCTGAAAACTGGAACCACCTTGCGAGGCTCTCTTCATCTGGTAGATCTTGCTGGAAGTGAGAGAGTTGACCGTTCCGAGGTGACCGGAGATAGGCTCAAGGAAGCGCAACACATCAACAAATCTCTGTCGGCTCTCGGAGATGTCATATTTGCTCTGTCGCAAAAGACCGCTCATGTGCCGTACAGAAACAGCAAACTAACTCAAGTACTGCAAAGTTCTTTGG GTGGACACGCCAAGACACTGATGTTTGTACAGATAAATCCCGATACAGGGTCTTTCTCCGAGAGTCTGAGTACCTTAAAGTTTGCTGAGAGGGTTTCCGGGGTGGAGCTGGGTGCTGCAAagagtcaaaaggaagggaaagaTATCAGAGATTTGATGGAACAG GTGGCATCACTTAAAGATACTATTGCAAGGAAAGATGAGGAGATTGAACAGCTCCAACAGACGAAAGACATCAGATCAAAACATAGTAACAGCCCACTGAAGCATTCATCCTCCACGAATTCAGTGGTAGGTCAAGAACGGATGTCATCTGTAGGAAGGGCAATGGCTGCTAATAAG TCCGCAGATGACAGAAGGCAGCAGAAGGAGCACAGCCATCCAAAGCTCAGTGGAGAAGCAGCAGAGCAGAGTTCTGCGGACCCTGAGCTCTTGGGTTTCGGTGACGCAGACTCCGAGGAACGATTGAGTGACATATCGGATGGTGGCCTCTCCATGGGAACCGAAACCGATGGTTCGATCGGCAGCCTCGTCGAGTATAATCTCTTCCCGGAACAAGCCAAATCATCAGAAACCACCAAAGC GCCTAAAACTCCGACGCGAGTGGCGGCGAAGGCAACGTCTTCGAGGACCGCCCAAGTGCCAGCGTCCCGAACAAGATCAAGAGACATGTTGAAGTCCCCAA GTCTAAAGAAAAGCACAAGTCAAGTGGCAATCTCTTCATCCAGGACCTCAAAGGTTGTAGGGAAAGCACAGGTCAAGTGA